From Gimesia panareensis, the proteins below share one genomic window:
- a CDS encoding NAD-dependent epimerase/dehydratase family protein: protein MSHCLVTGGAGFIGSHLCEQLIKQGQQVTAVDDLSTGFLKNLDAIIDHPQFTFRTGSITDPVLMAEMVQGVDTIYHMAAAVGVKLVADNPVRTIETNIYPTEVLLRHAVQGGQKFFLASTSEVYGKNPKERWTEEDDLQFGPTTRPRWAYGASKAIDEFLALAYHQKYGLDVRIGRFFNVVGPRQVGQYGMVIPRFIDQALDGGPVVVFDDGSQIRCFGHVSEIVDCVVDLTNLDSASGQVYNVGGDEPVSIKGLAEAIIAKVNPEVKIDYLPYNKAYNEDFEDVRRRIPDLGRLEQTLGRKPSVKLDAILDDIIAFKKQARGLA, encoded by the coding sequence ATGTCTCATTGCCTCGTTACCGGTGGGGCCGGCTTTATTGGCAGTCATCTCTGTGAACAATTAATTAAGCAGGGACAACAGGTTACAGCCGTGGATGATCTCTCGACCGGGTTCCTGAAGAACCTCGATGCGATTATCGATCACCCTCAATTTACCTTCCGGACCGGGTCGATCACCGACCCTGTGCTGATGGCAGAAATGGTACAGGGGGTCGATACGATTTATCACATGGCGGCGGCCGTGGGTGTGAAACTGGTCGCCGATAATCCCGTGCGGACGATTGAGACCAATATTTATCCGACCGAAGTGTTGCTCAGGCACGCAGTGCAGGGGGGACAGAAATTTTTCCTGGCATCCACCAGCGAAGTCTACGGCAAAAATCCCAAAGAACGCTGGACTGAAGAAGACGATCTGCAGTTCGGCCCGACGACGCGGCCCCGCTGGGCGTATGGGGCTTCGAAAGCCATCGATGAATTTCTGGCGCTGGCCTATCACCAGAAATATGGTCTGGATGTGCGGATCGGTCGCTTCTTTAATGTGGTCGGACCCCGACAGGTGGGACAGTACGGGATGGTGATTCCCCGCTTCATCGATCAGGCGCTGGACGGCGGTCCGGTGGTTGTGTTTGACGACGGATCGCAGATCCGCTGTTTCGGGCACGTTTCAGAAATCGTGGACTGTGTGGTCGATCTGACCAATCTGGATTCTGCCTCCGGACAGGTTTACAACGTCGGCGGTGATGAGCCGGTTTCGATCAAAGGTCTGGCCGAAGCGATCATCGCTAAGGTGAATCCGGAGGTCAAAATCGACTACCTGCCTTATAACAAGGCCTACAATGAGGACTTTGAAGATGTCCGTCGCCGCATTCCCGATCTGGGTCGGCTGGAGCAGACGCTGGGACGCAAACCCAGTGTGAAACTGGATGCGATCCTGGACGACATCATCGCCTTCAAAAAACAGGCCCGCGGCCTGGCCTGA
- a CDS encoding tyrosine-type recombinase/integrase, whose translation MAKQAAEAFKLKIERLVTASMTKQPLDTETQQWLESLDSKMMDKLAKVDLISPALTTTLGDFLTGYTELRTDVKNATQTVYGHTIRNLKDFFGSDTRLGDITEADADEWCLYLKEEKLSPNTIRRRSGIAKQFFKHAVKKKLIPSNPFAELAASVQANKSREHFITQADAKKLLDSAPDADWRMIIALSRYGGLRCPSEVLLLKWSDINHETGRILVTSPKTEHHAGKDSRVIPLFPELVPYLEDCFQLNGEKSEYVITRYRDQKQNLRTTFQKIIKRAGLKQWPKLFQNMRASRETELCNDYPTHVVCEWLGNSVPVAMKHYLQITDEHYEKASQERCIPACSTPPSTPDQPRKHSEHKKSPDTAILANAGPYDCTREKKMGDEGLEPPTLSV comes from the coding sequence ATGGCGAAACAGGCAGCAGAGGCGTTCAAACTGAAGATAGAGCGACTGGTAACAGCCAGCATGACGAAACAGCCACTCGATACAGAGACACAGCAATGGTTGGAAAGTCTCGATTCAAAGATGATGGATAAACTTGCTAAGGTCGATCTGATCTCTCCCGCGCTTACTACCACTCTGGGCGATTTCCTCACAGGATACACTGAATTGAGGACGGACGTGAAAAATGCAACTCAGACAGTCTATGGTCATACGATCCGCAATCTGAAAGATTTTTTCGGGAGTGATACCAGGCTGGGAGATATTACAGAAGCCGATGCCGATGAATGGTGCCTGTATCTGAAAGAGGAAAAGCTCTCCCCGAATACAATCAGACGACGTTCAGGGATTGCGAAACAGTTTTTCAAACATGCAGTCAAAAAGAAGCTGATCCCCTCTAATCCGTTTGCAGAGCTGGCAGCATCGGTGCAGGCTAATAAATCCCGGGAACACTTCATCACACAGGCAGACGCTAAGAAGCTGCTTGATTCAGCCCCAGATGCCGACTGGCGAATGATCATTGCCTTGAGCCGTTACGGTGGCCTGAGGTGCCCCTCAGAAGTGCTGTTGCTGAAATGGTCAGACATCAATCATGAGACTGGCAGAATATTAGTAACAAGCCCCAAAACAGAACACCATGCCGGGAAGGATTCCAGGGTCATTCCCCTTTTTCCTGAACTGGTGCCATACCTGGAGGACTGTTTCCAGTTGAACGGGGAGAAATCAGAGTATGTGATTACTCGTTATCGTGATCAGAAACAGAATTTACGGACGACATTTCAGAAGATTATCAAGCGTGCTGGCCTGAAACAGTGGCCTAAGCTGTTCCAGAACATGCGAGCCAGCCGGGAGACAGAACTCTGTAACGATTACCCCACTCACGTTGTCTGTGAATGGCTTGGAAACAGTGTCCCAGTAGCGATGAAGCACTATCTGCAGATCACTGATGAGCATTACGAAAAGGCTTCTCAAGAGCGCTGCATTCCTGCGTGCAGTACACCCCCGAGTACACCAGATCAGCCCCGCAAGCATAGTGAACACAAAAAAAGCCCCGACACTGCTATACTAGCAAATGCGGGGCCTTACGACTGTACACGGGAAAAGAAAATGGGCGATGAGGGACTCGAACCCCCGACCCTCTCGGTGTAA